ATGCCGACAACCCTAAGTCTCTTTCTTTCGAATTCGACATCCAACTTTAATAATTTCTCCTTTTCACATGGATAGgacctttttttctcctttttgtcgAAGactaagactttttttttttgggtaaagagatTAAGACTTTTTTGTCCGCAATCGAAGACTAAGACTTAGAAAGTTAGAAAAGCACACCCTGGCGGGGGCGCACCGTCATCCTTTTTGATCCCCTTTTAAAAATACTTATGTCCCAAAGTAGCACATAATCTATTAAATTCGTAATTTATAAGTAAgggactattttttttttttttttgataaagaaGTAAGGGACTATTTTCGTATATATATAATTCCGCAAGTGTTGCACTATACAACATTatatttagggcgcgtttggtaatgattctatTCCCGATAATAGATTCTGctaagaaatgattttttttattttgttccaggaacaatttataaacattttaagtcatttggtaactgtcaaaatttctgattttataatagaattgcgtttggtaccgtgctcaccgattctattccaaatcaatttcttttaatttttaaataattattttactttttttttcctattcttcttcttcttcttcttcttcttcttgtggccggcaACCTCATCGGAGCGTCATTGGTCGAGCCTCGTCAGGGCTGGGCAAGGCCCGCctgaccaccggcgaggctcggcctcgccggtggttgtgcttgcctccagcgagctcgccggacctcgccttggcctagcGAGCCTCTAGCGAGGTTGCTGGACCAATTGCTGGCGACCGGCGGACGGTGAcagcggtggcggcggaggaCAGCTGCGGCAGGGGCGGATAGCGGATGGTGGTGGCGGACGGCATTCGCGGGGTGGcgatagatgaagaagaagaagagaaaattgaagaagacTTGATTCTCggatttgttcccagaacaaaaatcaatttttatttttatttttgattccactccaaatctgttcttaggaacaaaatttttactaaatgCGATTCTATTTACAAAgctcccgagaacaaaaatcagaattaaTCACTATTGGGATGGTTATCAAACAGCACCTTAGCATTGCCTTCAGATATTGATGCAATTTTGTATGTGCTTATCGTAGCTTTATGCAACCTCCTTTCGATTAAAAGTTCTCTCTAGTAACTCTTCTTGAGTGGTTGGATAAGATAGATGGATGAATTGGAGACGTGAGGAGAGCTTACGGAGCAAGCTCTTTCTACTACCAGTCATTGGAGGGGCTTCAATCATCAAGCTAGAGAATATGTTGTTTTTAAGATCATTTAGCTCACAAAGCAAGCTCTTTCTACCCTCCGTCGCTGGAGGGGCTTTAACCATCAAGCCCAAAAATATGTTATTTTTAAGATTAATtctataaaaatccaaaattggtagatttgtaattaatttttaactatcAAAAAACCCCAACTTAAAATACTTGCaaaaatttacttaaaactatcaaaaagtttcaaatcgatacatttgtaacaattttatttttcattagtttccgttaaatttgattgatactacaaaaaaagaaaaaccacaaATTTGTATACCGGTTATATATGGAGggcaaaaccctaaattggtatactcaTCAATTATCATATGTCATCAAACTCAGTAATTTAACagataaatttaatgaaatctaataaatgttaaatttattatgaatgtacaaatttgagattttttataatattagcATGTTGCCACGTCACCTTCCCAAAAAAAAGCTTAGTGGAACTAAGAGGGAAAACTATAGCCATTGTTCAGTACTCGCCAATCTTGCTATCGTGCATTATCATCTGCTGCTATTCTCGGTTCATTCTCGCTCTCGTCACCTATAAATCGAAACTACTCCTCACTGGACGCTGGTCTAGTTAACTGAGAGTAGTTACTTTTTCCATTCTCTCCCATCCACTCTCAATCTCCACCACCAACCCCCCAATGCACCGCCACCTGCTCCTCCTCTTCACGGCAGCgaccgtcctcctcctcctcccgatGGCGTCGTCTCTCTCTGCCGGCGAATCTCTCTCCAACTGCAGCCGAACCTTCAGCTGCGGCAACGTCGTAAACGTCTCCTACCCCTTCACCGGCGGTGACCGCCCCTCCCATTGCGGCCCGCCGGAGTTCCGCCTCAGCTGCAACGGCTCCTACCCCGAGCTCACCGCCGACTCCCTCACATACAGCGTCCGGGAACTCAACCAGACTCGCCGATCGCTCATTCTCTCAAGAGCCGATCTTAATGCCAGCAACGGCTGCTTGCGGCAATACGCCAACACCACTCTcaactccaccatcttcacctTCGCTAGCGACGGCGAAGACCTCACCTTGTTTTATGAGTGTTCAAACTTGACGAACATCAATCCCGATAATCAGTTCACTTGCAAGATCAATGGGATCGATATGGACAGCTATTACTTGATCGGTGCTGTCCCCACTGACCTGATTCTTAATGGGAGCAAGTGTGAAGTGAGCGTCACGGTCCCAATTCAGCCGTTCATGGTGAAGACGGTTCCCTACACAATCCAGTGGAACGCCTGGCTCAAAGGGGTTCTGATGGAGGGTTTTGAGGTGAATTACACGAATCCGTACGAGGATCAGTGCGTGATGTGTGGTGGGATTGGGGGGGAGTGTGGGTTCGACTCTGATCAGGGGAAGCCCATTTGTATTTGTGGCGACCAAATTTGTCCCACATCCGCCGCAGGTACTTCAATTGACCCACTTTCTGTTCGTTCAAATGAATCGGATGACATGCTGCGGAATTGCTGATCTGAAACTGAGTCATTTTCTTATCATGCATGCTAGTTTCCCCCTTGCACCTTTTACTTTAGTGAAGGAACAGCAGAGAAGATTTTTGATGAGGCCCGAGGCTAGAACAGATAGCTCCCTTGTTATAGATAGATGGAAAAGGATGTGGCATTCCAATCCAATCGAAGGGCAGAGGAAGTCACTTGAAATAGATCAATATCACTTTATGGACAGTTTATGGATAATTTCCAACACTAAAAGGATTTCATGTCTTGAATATGATTTGAAAATGAGGACAAGGTTTTCACTCTTTGGGTGTTTACTATTAGCAATTCCTACACACTTAATTTGCACCGGATTCTTGTTAGGTTGATAAGATAATAGTTTTTGGACTACTTCGAGAGTAATATATATTGCTGtgagttataaatttttagGAGTGGAtcccataataatttataattatttattatttgattttttgtgattcagAATAGACTGTTATTCTCACAGTAAATTAAAGACTGTCACTTAATCATTTCTCTTTCTGTAATTGTAGAGTACGAAGGATCCAGTTGGAGGAGAAAACTTATCATAGGTAAACATCTCTTTGATATTGCTGGATTTGTATCTCTTGCTTTGTTAGATCACTAATATCTTTTAAGGGATTCAAAATGATAGGTGGAGCATCTGCTACTGTTGCTTCGATATCTACAATTGCCATCTTTTTCACATTGAAGGTTCTACTcttcaagaacaagaaagatGGCGAAGTTGAGCAGTTGATAGGAATCCTTGGATCTCTTGTCCCAAGAAGATATCGATATACtgatttgaagaaaatgacaaaatcattttCAGAGAAACTTGGTCAAGGAGGATTTGGTGCAGTGTATAAAGGAAAGACTAGAGATGGTTGTCTTGTGGCAGTGAAAATTCTGACAGAGTTGAAAAGTAGCCCAAAAGAATTTATCAATGAAGTTGTGAGCATTAGTAGAACTTCTCACATTAATGTAATTACTCTCTTAGGTTTTTGTTacgaagggaagaagagagcTCTAGTATTCGAGTACATGCCTAATGGTTCGTTGGATAAGTTCATATATTCAGGAAGAGCTTTAAATATGAGTAGTtccttggaatggaaaatactatatcaaattgCAATTGGCATTGCTCGTGGGCTAGAGTATCTGCATCGAGGTTGTAATATCAGAATCTTGCATTTCGATATAAAACCTCAGAACATCTTGCTCGATAGAGATTTTACCCCCAAGATTTCGGATTTCGGCCTTGCTAAACTTTGTCATGGACGAGAGAGTGCTGTATCAACTCTCGGCATGAGAGGAACGGTTGGATTTATTGCACCAGAAGTTATTTGTCGAAACTTGGGAAGAGTCTCTCACAAGTTTGATGTTTACAGTTACGGAATGTTGGTTCTTGATATGGTAGgcataaaaaattttgacatcaaaGTTTCCAATAACAATGAAATGTACTTTCCAGAATGGATTTATAGGAATTTAGAGCCCGACAAAGATCTGAAATTGCCGATGAATGTgacagaggaggaggaagtgctGGCGAGGAAGATGATCATTGTGAGTTTGTGGTGCATTCAAACCAGTCCATTTGATCGGCCACCAATTGTGAAGGTGATAGAGATGTTGGAAGGAAGCTTTGAATCACTGCAAATGCCGCCGAAGCCCATCATGTATTCTCCATCGCAAGAATTGTCACACCACTGGGAACTGTCGATGTCAAATTCTAATGGAAGCCACGAGGAGGACATGATAGTGGAGAATTTAGAGGAAAACAATTGATGATAAAGTTGTAGTGCACGATATAACTCCTCAAGGTAATTGTCATGCCTTAATTTAGATGGAATATGTTGTTCATAGAGTTGTGATGAAAGTAGAGAGGATGGTTTTGTTGTAATTGCCTGTATATCGTATTCTGGCAAACATTCATGTCGAGATCaatatttagaataatataaCAAATATAGTTTTATATCCATGTGACTTCGGTGACATATTGCTAGCTTAACCGTAAATTTAGTGTGAATGGGACCATATTTTCTAGATGTGTGACACGTCAAAAGCATTTAATTCGTAAACAATCAGCCAGGGAAGATGATAAGAAGAGCACGCTCTTATAATTGATAATCCTACAGGAATAACAGGTTCactaaaaaaattctataattaaaagaattaaCCCCCAATAATATTTTCTGAAACAAAGCTGAGTCTTTGCCATCGGAATTTCTTGAATAATATACCGTCACCTTTTGACAAtgcattttggcttttttaCAAGCATTAAGCACTTAAAAACATTGCAGCCTGTTGAAAGGGCTGCCTACAATAAGAAATTAAGATCTCTAGGCACAATCAACTATATTTGGGCAAATATGCTGTtcaaaatagggaaaattgtccaaaaatccaaaacctaTTGGCcattttagtcttaaatcttttgatgatttgccaattcaattcttttGACCAATGTTAGTCGGAAATTACTAACGTGGATGACGGCAGTCCTACATAACATGGCCGGATCTAAATCGGCTTATGGGCCTTGTAGGGTGTTTTATGCCCCTCAAGGTTTGTGTCATAAACAAGAAAACAGTATGTTTCATATAAAGTTAAGCAAATGAAGCAAATAAAGTATGAAAATAAATCTCATTGAATCATATCTTTACACATGCAACATGGCATTCGGTTGAAGATTgaaaagcatatatatatacttcaaaTTTTCCTTATCTGGGAGAGTCTCGGGATGAAAGTACTTTTACCTGCCTCGGAGAATTCCCCGGATCAAACTGGCTATTAGCGTAGGCCAAAGGGGCCAAACCCAACTGGAGTAGACGAAAATGGAAGAACTAAAACAATTAGCCTTGCAGAGGCTGTTCCACCCTCCTCCTAAATGGTCCTCCATTTGCTGGCCCTGGCAGAGGAAAGCCAGAATCTCAAAAACACATTGTCGCCCTCCCGAACAAATTTCGGCACACGAGATGAAGAGACAATATTGCAGAAGGGAAAAAACCAAAGCGAAATGCTCAGGCTCACGGCCACAGCCCCTCTCCTTCGATGATGATTCCAAATCCTATCAAATCATGCTCGAGAGATAATTGCTGTAAGTCCTGGCCAGCAGTCTCTGCCCGGGAGTCGGCAAATCCCCTTGAAGAATCGACCCTGGAAGCTGAGGACGGTTATGAGTAGATGTTCCGGACAGCTCCTCTGAATCCATCATCCTTAACCCTGTCGAGAAACCACTATCGATAAATTTCAGGATGCGAGGTGGATCTGACAATGATGAAGATACGGGATCCCCAACTTCTAAACCATGTGCAGCAGGGTCAAACAAGAGGCAATCCCATATCTCAACGTCACGAAGGTTATCTTTTATACTCGATGATCTCCCATATCATAAGTGGCCAGAGAGATTGCAAGCGTTCTATGCTTTATTAGCCACCAAAGCCCTTAGCATCAGAGTTCGCCATTATTATATTCTTTCAACAGCTGTCAGTAAATTCATTGGAAGCCGTCAAGATTGGTGGACGTCTCTTTCTAAAGAGGACATGACAGCCTTTCTGGTCCTACAAGAATTCAATCAAGTGATCCAAATTCTCCATCAATTTTTCATCGACAAtccagaaaatttgaaaaaaagaaataattttttcttttccaacaaGAGAAGAAATCTCGACAAATACCCCAAAGAAATGCTGAAGCTTTCAGATGTGAGTCTTAAGCCAGTGTTCCTATCATCCATTCCGAAGTAGATAGCTAAATTAGTGAAAGATCTTTTCAAAATCGAAGGGGATAAgtatattaaaaattctaaaacttgtcacgaaagtataattaaaaccctaaaactttcaaaaagagTAATTCAGTCATAAtaattgtcatgaaaatgtaatttagttcttatattttcaaaatgtacAATTCACTCGTAAAAATTACCATGAAAGTATAATTgggtcctaaaattttcaaaaagtacaataaagtcttaaaaattattgagtaggtgcaatcaagttttttcattaattccgtctaaattgacaaaaaaaaatgccgacaagttttagaacttgattacatcAACTTGActagttttaagacttgatcgCACCAACTTGTCAAGATTTATgacttgattttaatttttgaaaattttgagactcaattgtactttcacgacaaattttatgataaagTTTTAGGTCTCAATTGtatttcatgacaaattttaggattttaaatGTACTTGTTCCAAATACAGTTTTTCCAAATTGAAATAGAAGAGTCGTTGATGCCACACTCGGCAAACTCCAGTTAGTAATCCATATTGCAATAGTAGAATCGTGTCTTGGAAGAAAAGCAATGAAGGATTACTTGCATGACAAAAGAGAGAATCCAACAAGGCCCATTTAAAGCCTGCTCGCTCAACGATTCCACTGTGACATGCCGCAGTAAATAATAAACGGCATTGACAGACGTTTCATCTGTGATCGAAAAGGACGCtttgcagaaaaaaagaagccctcaagccaagaaaaagaaatgcatatGTTGCAAACCATTGAGACGAAGACCGGAGTATCTTTCCAAGAAGATGATCCTGAATCAATTTTATACTTCTGGTCAATGATCCAGATCCTGATGATAGCTTTGCTCCTTTTCCCAAGATCCAAAAGCACCAAACATCCAAAGTTTTTGTCAGACCTCTCATGCTCCCAAACCATGCATTCCAATTCATATCTTTCTTTCCAAACATGGCAAGCCCATTTCAATTACTACCCTCGTAGACACCGGCACAGATGCACATATGTTTGATCTTAAAATTCTTCCACAAGAAATTTCGTAAATCCCAAAGTCACCACAAAGTAGGAAAagtaaattctaaacttattgtatttgtgttaatttagttataaatcttttaataataccaatttaatcattttttttatttagtatcGGTTCAATCTTTCGATTAACTTTGGCGGGATATTGCCGACGTAAACGTAGGTTGGCTTACATGGCACTATCGgtttgacatggataatttttaatatttttcgattatttgctatttattatttattcatgtctttctttttcctttcttcttcctattcCATTACCGGCCACTAGTCATAGGCGATGGCTGAGCGGGTTGGCCTTGCTTGGGTGAGTATTGATACCTACATCCACATAGAGGGGTACataaataattcactataattgaAGAATCGTGTTATGACTCTAATATTTCCTACACTTAAGCTCtatttatttcgtaaaaaataaataatttggaaaatttttctttaaaaatgatcacttgtattgCTTACCAAAATGAAcgaataaaaatatttgcattgTCCAAAAAAACACTTAAACATATATTGttgttataaaaataattttcattgacCAATTATATTGATGGAAACAGATGATAATcttcaccaaaatatttttgaattcaaattataaccaaaatttaaagtatttataaataaacaaattggaTGTAAAAACACACGACACGAATCACATGTGTAAGCTCAACGCAAAAACTTTTCCACGCGGCCGAACCAAGAAGTCacgttctttattttttttgttcttcgaACGGCGGGTCCAGCAAGGTCACCCTGCGGCTCCTCACGCCTAGGAAAGCCCACGAACTTTATCATTTTCCTCTTATATACTTTGGCCCCACACGCGCGACTAATCCCTTGGTCAAACCGAGATGTTCTTCTCcaacaaaatgaaacaaatCCTTTGCCTATTGAGAgggaaaacaaataaaataaagaaaaacaaatcagCAACTTCTTTATTTCAAACCACTTCTCACTCTCGATTTGGATTAAGGAAAGGTTCCCTCGAAGGCCTATTTATTCTACCGTACGAATCGGTGGACATCCTTCAATCCTATACTGAATTCGAGACACATTTTTTCCTGATCTACTTAGTTACATCcactctcactctcactctcactctcaccctccaccaccaccaccacccaccgaTGCACCGCCACCTGCTCTTCCTCATCACAGCGGCcaccgccctcctcctcctccccctgaTGGCGTCGTCTCTCTCTGCCAGCAACTCTCTCTCCAACTGCAACCGAACCTTCAGCTGCGGCCCCCTCATAAACGTCTCCTACCCCTTCACCAGCGGCGACTGCCCCGCCCACTGTGGCCCGCCGGAGTTCCACCTCGGCTGGGTCGGCGACTCCCCTGAGCTCACCACCGACTCCCTCACTTACTGCGTCCTCGCACTCGACCAGACTCATCGATCGCTCACTCTCTCGAGAACCGATCTTTACGACAACACCTGCTTGTCGCAATACGCCAACACCACTCTCAACTACACCATCTTCATCTTCGCTAGCGACAACAAAGACCTCACCTTGTTTTATGAGTGTTGGGCCATAAGGACCTCTAATCCCAAGATTCTGTTCAGTTGCGAAATCACTGGGACCGAGACAGGCGGCTCTTACTCGATCGATGTTGTCCCCACTGGTCTGATTCTTAATGAGAGCAGCTGTGACGCAAGTGTCACGATCCCAATCCTGCAGTCCGCGGTGATCTTGCTCACCGCAAATGGGTCGAAGCTCGGGGAGGCTCTGATGGAGGGTTTTGAGGTGAATTACACGAATCCGTACGAGGATCGGTGCGTCATGTGTGGTGGGATTGGCGGGGAGTGAGGGTTTGATTCTGATCAGGGTTACCAAATTTGTCCCACATCGGCCATAGGTACTTCAAGTGACCCACTTTTTGTTCGTCCAAATGAAGCGGATGACCAGCTGCGGGGTTGCTAATCTGAAACTGAGTTGTTTTCTCATCACGCATGCTAGTTTTCTCCCTTGCGCCTTTTACTTTAGTAAGGGAGTAGCCCCAAAGCAGAAGCTGTTTTAAAAAGCTCGAGGTTAGAACAGATTGGTCCCTGTTTATAGGTAGATAGAAAAGCATGGGGCATTCCAATCCAATGGAAGGGTAGAGGAAGTTACTTGAACTAGATTAGTATCACTTTATGGATAGCTTACGGATGATTTCCTACACAGAAAAGACTTCCATGTCTCGAATATGATTGTGCAAATGCGGATATTCACCACACAGGCAAAGTTTTCACTCTTTGGGTGTTTGTTATCGGCAATTTTTGTAATTGTACTCAACCTTGGaaataatagattttcctttcgTAGGATCCACCAGAACATCTCTTTGACATCACTGAATTTGTATCTCTTGCTTTGGTAAAGCACTAATATCTTTTAAGTGATTGAAAATGACAAGTGGAGCATTTGTTGTTGGTGCTTCAATATCTGCAATTACCATCATTTTCACATGGAAGGTTCTACTcttcaagaacaagaaagattgtggaattgAGCACCTAATGGGAATCCATGGATCTCTTGTTCCAAGAAGATACCGATTTattgatttgaagaaaatgacaaaatcattttCAGAGAAACTTGGTCAAGAATGATTTGGTGTAGTGTATGAAGGAAAGATCAAAGATGATTGTCTTGTGGCGGTTAAAATTCTAATAGATTCGAAAAGTGGCCTAGAAGAATTTATCAATGAAGTCGTGAGCATTAGTAGAACTTGTCACATCAATGTAATCACTCTCTTAGATTTTTGTtacaaaaggaagagaagagctCTAACATTCGAATACATGCTTGATGGTTTGTTGGATAAGTTCATATATTTAGGAAGAGCTTTAAATATGAGTAATTCCTTGGAATGGAATATATTATATCAAATTGCAATTGGCGTTGCTCATGGGCTAGATTATCTATGCCGAGGCTGTAATACTAGAATATTGCATTTCGATGTAAAAGCTAAGAACATCTTACTCGATTGAGATTTTACCCCTAAGATTCCGAAGTTCAGACTTGCTGAACTTTGTCACGGGCGAGAAAGTGCCATATCAATACTTGGCATGAGAGGAACGGTTGGGTTTATTGCCCCAAAAGTTACCTATCAAAACTTGGGGGAAAGTCTCTCACAAGTTGGATGTTTATAATTACGGAATGTTGGTTCTTGATATGGCAGGTGTCAAAAATTCTGACGTTAAAGTTTCCAACAATAGTGAAATGTACTTTCAAGAATGGATTTATAGGAACTTAGAGCTCGACAAAGATCTGAAATTGCCGATGAATGtgacaaaggaggaggaagtgcTAGCAAGGAAGATGATTTTTGTGAGTTTGTGGtgtgttgacacttaaattttggtgacccgtttagtcattcattgcattaaaaaattaggggttaattttatctatgaaaaaatagttaattgcatagcatataattttaggtgcatttatttacattgggccggtgacGGATGGGCTCGAATTAATGCTTcagaaactttaatttgatgagtcagGCTAAGCCCACGGAGAGAGCAAATTAGCCTAAGCTCGTATCCTTGAggagattttacggatttatatttgtgagatttcaattcaagagcaaatattgcgtttggaaagtcaaatattgcatttggaaaagaaatttttgtggataatctgtggcctataaataaattaatacgCGTAGGGTTTTGAGGGGCCACACCTATTGACACATACGGCCACGCAATTGAGAAGACACGGCTGCAGAAAACATGAGAGAGGGTGAGGAGCGTTCAGCCAATCATCACATGTCGAGCCTCTTGTGGTTACGACCTTGCTGACCTTGCCACTGAGCTTCACATCGGCTGTCGCTGTTCGCCGTCACGAGACGGTAATCCATTGCCGCGCCTACCTCCCGACAACAAGGTGGCCTTGCCATGATATCTCCAGAAGGCTACGAGATCTACGTCAGCTCGTTGCTTCGTTCCTGTTGAGCCTACGTCATTGTCGCTGCTCCTCGTGTGGCCAGGGCTACCAATTCCACGGCAATCATCAAGGAGTCCAAGTGTTCAATAATTGCTCCAGTAGATCTTCGTGGTCTTTGGTCAACATCTTGcagtaaaaaaagaagagtaacAAGCGTCCATAAGCaaagggagaagaagacaaaggaggaGTCTTTGCTTCGTCCAATAGGAGGGGGCTTTGTCTCTCTTCCCTGGTCAACACCGAGCACACAATAATCCAGAGAGAGAATAGAGGCTAGAGCGAGGTATTTTCTTCTTGCGGTCTCAGCTTCACGACTCCTCCCACTGCGACGCTGTGCTCCTGCTAGCTACAACGCTTCCCGTATTGGACCGAGTGAACGAGCCGCAGTCCTGATCTTCACCACCACCAACCGTGATCTACTCCAGCTACTTGTGAACAGCAGTCCAAGAGTCCCTCAGTTGGCCTTCTCAACATCGACGCCGATCCTTGCCTCGTTTCACTGAGTTGTTGTTTATTGCTGAACCGTTGCAATTTCGGCGAGTTCATCAGGATTAATATCCTAGACGATTCCTTGTGTTCTCGCTCTCTTTTGCAGGTTTACCGGTGCTTTTGTCCACGACCAGCAACAAAACCGCGGCGTCCCACGAATTCAAAAAGGGAACAAAGTTGAGAAAAACCACGGGTCTAAAAGATTGATGAGCTTGAAGAAAGTAATCCGTTCCGGTAGAAAAGGTCACAATTCGGCCAAATAAGGGCAGGCGGTGAATTTGTCTTCTCTTGAATTTTGTCTAGATTTGACAATTTGTGGGTTTTGTGATTTTACTTCATGCAATAAGAAGGATTACTTTTTGGCCAGGAGATCGTGAAGATGTTTACTCACTATCATATTCGACACAAGGTCCCAGGAACATGCTTCCTTCGAAATAGTGGATTTTGTCTCCACGTTCAATAACCTAGGCGGAGCTCCTGCACTCGTCCGAAGCCCCGATGCTGCCATTCCCGCTCGTGTCCGAACCGAGTTGATTTTACGAACTTTCTATTCTTGCAGGTTCATTGGTCGTGAGCCCGTCACCGTCCGTCTTGACGCAAACTGTTATTCATGAATCCTTCACGCTAGTCCCATTGCGGAAACTAATCATCTGCCCATGGCTGCCCGTCTCCACATCTAGCCGAACACAACCACGCACCGCCGTCACCCATTGAACGGATTCCGTTCGGTTCAAATTTGGTAGCATTATTTGTGGAATcaggtaattatcttatctaaatttgatttggatattttattgcctaatgcgtgcttttcaatatcttacgtgCACATTTGAATTATGAACGTATTTCCGGTTAGGATTTGTTGCccaattcgcaaccgcacaccgattttttattccatctataaggctttagatggaataattaaccacgcgggagtaaaattgatatcttgatctttaaggcttaaagattaatttatcgattttattagcgaaataatcaagttggACTAGATATCGTTTTCAAATTCAAGCGATGGATAGTATCTTTGGTGATTGCGAATGATTTGGTGTTTTatcatttaattgctttatttatcccgaaaacacaaaaagattgcatatttcattttaagtttagattgatttagatgaactgcatcttaggttagagac
The window above is part of the Eucalyptus grandis isolate ANBG69807.140 chromosome 6, ASM1654582v1, whole genome shotgun sequence genome. Proteins encoded here:
- the LOC104451983 gene encoding LEAF RUST 10 DISEASE-RESISTANCE LOCUS RECEPTOR-LIKE PROTEIN KINASE-like 2.1, with the protein product MHRHLLLLFTAATVLLLLPMASSLSAGESLSNCSRTFSCGNVVNVSYPFTGGDRPSHCGPPEFRLSCNGSYPELTADSLTYSVRELNQTRRSLILSRADLNASNGCLRQYANTTLNSTIFTFASDGEDLTLFYECSNLTNINPDNQFTCKINGIDMDSYYLIGAVPTDLILNGSKCEVSVTVPIQPFMVKTVPYTIQWNAWLKGVLMEGFEVNYTNPYEDQCVMCGGIGGECGFDSDQGKPICICGDQICPTSAAEYEGSSWRRKLIIGGASATVASISTIAIFFTLKVLLFKNKKDGEVEQLIGILGSLVPRRYRYTDLKKMTKSFSEKLGQGGFGAVYKGKTRDGCLVAVKILTELKSSPKEFINEVVSISRTSHINVITLLGFCYEGKKRALVFEYMPNGSLDKFIYSGRALNMSSSLEWKILYQIAIGIARGLEYLHRGCNIRILHFDIKPQNILLDRDFTPKISDFGLAKLCHGRESAVSTLGMRGTVGFIAPEVICRNLGRVSHKFDVYSYGMLVLDMVGIKNFDIKVSNNNEMYFPEWIYRNLEPDKDLKLPMNVTEEEEVLARKMIIVSLWCIQTSPFDRPPIVKVIEMLEGSFESLQMPPKPIMYSPSQELSHHWELSMSNSNGSHEEDMIVENLEENN